DNA from Candidatus Syntrophosphaera sp.:
GGCGGTTCTTTGGCCCGTAAACTGATCGCGGACAAAGATCCTGACGTGATCGTGGCCGTGGCCTGCCATCGCGACCTGGTCGACGGAGTGCGCGATGCTTGGAGCTTTCCGGTCTATGCCATTCTCAACGAACGCCCCAAAGGGCCCTGCCATGAGACCAGGGTCAGCCTGGCCAGCATCGAATTTGCCATCAAACGCTTCAAATAGGAAGACTTATGAAAACATCAACCGCAGTTGTCCTGGCGATCGTGGTGCTGATCCTCAATGTTGGCATCTCCATGATGCTGATCAACCAATACCACCAGAATCTCGGATTGGGGCAGGACGCTGCAGCGAAGATAGCCTCCACCAGCCTGCGCCATAACGACATCACCGCTGCCGTCCAGGCCGTCGAGCCAGCCGTGGTGAGCGTCAACGTCACCAAGACCCAGATCGTGCGCGGCGCCTACAGGGGTTTTGGCTTCTTCGATTTCTTCGGCAACATCCCCATGCAGCGCAGAGTGGTAAGCATCGGCAGCGGAGTCATTTACGATCCCAGCGGCCTGATCGTAACCAATGCCCACGTGGTCACCGGAGCCTCGGAGATCACGATCGTGCTGCCGGACAAGCGGGAATTTGACGCCGTTCTGATTGGCATCGACGAAACGCACGACATCGCCAAACTCAAGATCGTGGGCACAAACCTGCCTTATGCCAAACTGGGCAATTCCCAAGATCTGCTGATCGGGGAATGGGCCATAGCCTTGGGAAATCCCTACGGATTCATGATGAGCGACCCCAAACCCACTGTCTCGCTTGGAGTTATCTCCGCAATCAACCGCAGTTTCGCGCCTCAGGAAGGACGCAGCTACCGGGGCATGATCCAGACCGACGCGGCCGTCAATCCAGGAAACAGCGGCGGGCCTTTGGTCAACATCAAGGGTGAGGTGATTGGCATCAACACCTTCATCTTTTCCGAGACCGGAGGCAACATCGGCATTGGTTTTGCCATCCCGGCCCAGCAGGTGAGCTCCATCCTTGCCGCCATCTGATCCGGCCGCTCCCATATGAAGCTAATCCTCTCTCTGCTCCTGATTTGCGTCAGCTTCGGACTGGCCGCGGTCAGCCCCTACAACGCCCTCGGCGACACCCTAACCGTGATCATGAGCCCCATCCTCAATGTGCCGGCCATCCACGTTCCGGGCGAAACCCTGTTCATCACCTGCGTCGCGCCTGCCTCAAGCTCCAACTGGCAGGCCCAACTCCGCCACGGCTCCAAGACGATAGACCTGAACATCAGCAGCAGCCAGTTTTTGACCAACCCCGAGCGCTGGGAATTGCAGGCGACGGTGCCTTCCGTGCCGGTTTTTGAGCTCTATGACCTGCGCGTAAACGCCTCCGGAGGCATCGAAGACGTCACCGCCAACGCCGTGCGCGTGATCCCCACCCGCAAAAGCAGCTTTTATTTCGTCCACATCACGGACCTGCATCTGCCCACCCGCATCTACTATCCCGATTACAGCTACGACACGGATTCCACCTCGGTGAACGACTTTCGCAGCGTAATCCAGGACATCAATCTGATCAATCCGGAATTCGTGCTGCTCACCGGCGATCTGCTCAATGAAGGCGAACTGGAAAACTTTGCCGGGCAGCATTGGTATGGCTGGACCCAGCGACTTTTGGAGGAGCTTGAGGTTCCCGTTTTCGTGACGGCCGGAAACCACGACATCGGTGGCTGGAACGCGACCCCGCCGCCTCAGGGCAGCGCGCGCCGCAACTGGTGGCGCTATTTTGGCTGGCCCTGGTTGGACAATCCCGATTCCAACTGGCCCCGGCACACCCAGGATTACGATTTCTTCTATGGCGACCTGCATTTCATCGGCCTGGAGGCCTATGACAACTATGACAACTGGCGGGCCAATATCTATGGCGGGCAGAGCTTTATCTACACCCAGATGCTCTGGCTGAACGAGCGCCTCGCCTTCCAGCCGGACAAGACCAAAATCCTCTTCCACCACTACGATTTTTCCGATCAGATCAACCTCAATGCCCTCGGCGCCGACATGGAACTCTGGGGCCATATCCATTACAACAGCGGCTCCATCTACTCCCATCCCTACACCCTTGCCACCCGCAGCGTCTGCAACGGAAACCGCGCCTATCGCGTGGTCCGGGTCAACGGCTCCCAACTCCAGCCCCAGAACACGATCTATGCCGGAGCGACGGGCGGCAGCCTGTACGCGAGCTTTTATCCCTCCAACACGGCCAGCGCGGACAGCGTTTTGGCGATCGTTTCCAACAATCAGCCTCTGGCCTTTGAACACAGCCTCCTCAAATTCCGCATGCCGCCAGGAAACCATGGCTACAGCGTGATCAACGGAGTTTTGTCCCAGGTGGACCGCGGCGCCCAGGAGAATGTCTGCCACGTGAATGTCGATCTGGCCGCCAATTCAGTTAAGTACGTAAGTATTGCCAGCAATTCCACAGCAGTTGAAGATCCCATCCAGCCGCCTTTCTCCCTCATCAGCAGCGCGCATCCCAATCCCTTTGCCTCCCAACTCACGGTGCGGCTCGATTCCCGGGCGGCCAACCCCACTCTCAGGATCTACAACCTGCGCGGGGAACTGGTCCGCGAATTTGGCCCTTCGCCGGATGGAAAGATCGTCTGGGACGGGCGTTTTGCCTCTGGCAGAGTCGCCCCGGCTGGGATCTATCTGCTCCAGGCCAGGCAGGGAAAGGCTTCCGAGCTGCGCCGGGTGGTCAAGATAGCCTCAGACTAGACTTCATTACAAGAGTATAGGCTCCTTCTCTTTCGCTATCGCCACCCCCGTGCTCAGATTGATGGCAAACCCCGCCGCAGGTGGGGTGCAGGAATATAGGCGGTGGCTTCAGCCATCGTGATTGGTTGTAGCCAAAT
Protein-coding regions in this window:
- a CDS encoding trypsin-like peptidase domain-containing protein yields the protein MKTSTAVVLAIVVLILNVGISMMLINQYHQNLGLGQDAAAKIASTSLRHNDITAAVQAVEPAVVSVNVTKTQIVRGAYRGFGFFDFFGNIPMQRRVVSIGSGVIYDPSGLIVTNAHVVTGASEITIVLPDKREFDAVLIGIDETHDIAKLKIVGTNLPYAKLGNSQDLLIGEWAIALGNPYGFMMSDPKPTVSLGVISAINRSFAPQEGRSYRGMIQTDAAVNPGNSGGPLVNIKGEVIGINTFIFSETGGNIGIGFAIPAQQVSSILAAI
- a CDS encoding metallophosphoesterase — protein: MKLILSLLLICVSFGLAAVSPYNALGDTLTVIMSPILNVPAIHVPGETLFITCVAPASSSNWQAQLRHGSKTIDLNISSSQFLTNPERWELQATVPSVPVFELYDLRVNASGGIEDVTANAVRVIPTRKSSFYFVHITDLHLPTRIYYPDYSYDTDSTSVNDFRSVIQDINLINPEFVLLTGDLLNEGELENFAGQHWYGWTQRLLEELEVPVFVTAGNHDIGGWNATPPPQGSARRNWWRYFGWPWLDNPDSNWPRHTQDYDFFYGDLHFIGLEAYDNYDNWRANIYGGQSFIYTQMLWLNERLAFQPDKTKILFHHYDFSDQINLNALGADMELWGHIHYNSGSIYSHPYTLATRSVCNGNRAYRVVRVNGSQLQPQNTIYAGATGGSLYASFYPSNTASADSVLAIVSNNQPLAFEHSLLKFRMPPGNHGYSVINGVLSQVDRGAQENVCHVNVDLAANSVKYVSIASNSTAVEDPIQPPFSLISSAHPNPFASQLTVRLDSRAANPTLRIYNLRGELVREFGPSPDGKIVWDGRFASGRVAPAGIYLLQARQGKASELRRVVKIASD